Within the Medicago truncatula cultivar Jemalong A17 chromosome 4, MtrunA17r5.0-ANR, whole genome shotgun sequence genome, the region TTGTTGcgttcaagttataacaaatcaaactaatcgtgattatttatttcaaattttttttgaaggaatgattatttatttcaacgACACAGacaatataacaaaacaaaaagttatatttaATGACACCAATAACGATCATTATTAtacaaaaagttgtttaaatgtataattgggataataaaaaagtaagtataaatatttttttgaaaggaagtaagtataaatatattcatctagtttattacattttttaaataaaggaaaaaaaaacacacacacacacacacatatatatatatatatatatatatatatatatttaatatcgtgtttattacatttttttaatatttaaatttattcttatatatttgttacttgtattcaaaattgaagacatttaaaaagaaagaaaaaaagtcaaCCCAAAAAAGTTGAAAGGGGTTattttctctatatatatagtatagattacGAGGATCATCTTCAAGaagaataaatattaaaataatatgtttaaattattgaaaaggttaaaaaattcataatgtaaatcaaagtataaaatttaatatgataataattgcaataaaaaatagtatttgtATTTATTGAAATATGTCTCCAATCAAGTATAAAGAACTATTTTTTATCGAAGATGATATGATCTATTTAGTTAAATAgacttataaaataatatttgtctttttcttcaaataaaaataaccttggtcaaaatttaaaaaagttatagttaagtttaatataaattaaatggCAAATCATTATAGACCGATCTAACTTATCCACATCCTTAATCATAACCATATTTTGACCTACATTTATTTATGTTGGACATCATTTAATATACTTTTTATAGAGGAttaaatatactattttttgttgaataaaattatatattttcttgtGTAAAAAAGAGTAGACACCAAAACAGAGTAGAATCTCTGAAATGGTCTAATTTCACCATAACAACCGAACCCTCTATTTGTCCGCATCCACCATCATTTTCATCTCCTTTTTCTGTTTTCCCAACACTCACCGTCGTCACTGTTGCTTCCCTTTACACTCTCAAACCCAATGATATACACCGTCACCAACGGCttctcatcatcatcttcttcttcataccCCCCATTTCACACATTTCCCCTCCCTTTCAAAACAACCTCATTCTTCTTCCATTCTTTTCCCTTTTCACGCTAAGATCCGCCTCAGATGCAGACTCTCCCTCCTTTCTCTTGCATCAGAGGCTTCCTCTCATGAATCTCGCTCTTCCTCTCAATTTTCTCACCCAATTCGGATGTAGCTTCGTTCTCCTCTCTTGTCTCTCTCGCCTCCTCAACTTTCTCGGCATGTTTTTGATGTTAGGCTTTTGTTTCAAGATTCTTCACTTCGGTTGGCATTTCAAGGGTGCCCTACGTTTTCTCTGTGATTTTGGACGCATGCCCACAATTCGTTTATGTTTGGAAAACATTGTTTTGGAAGTTTCTAAGAAAAAAATTCCATCTTTGGAAAATGGGTCTGACCCTAATACCAATTCTTCGACTCAGAAGAGGTCTAATGTTGCCGGAGAGAGATTGAATGGTCGTTTGGAAGATCGGTCGGAAAGGAAAGATGATAGTGAAATGCAGGTTCCTGATGTGGATGAGGTGTTTGATGCAATGACTCTGAGAAAGTTGATAAAGATTGAGCGCAGGAAAGCTAATGCGGCGTTTGCGGAGCTTGATAAGGAACGGATAGCGGCTTCTTCATCTGCGGAAGAGGCAATGGCGATGAT harbors:
- the LOC11409282 gene encoding protein FLOURY 1-like; translation: MNLALPLNFLTQFGCSFVLLSCLSRLLNFLGMFLMLGFCFKILHFGWHFKGALRFLCDFGRMPTIRLCLENIVLEVSKKKIPSLENGSDPNTNSSTQKRSNVAGERLNGRLEDRSERKDDSEMQVPDVDEVFDAMTLRKLIKIERRKANAAFAELDKERIAASSSAEEAMAMILRLQSEKSSAEIQANQFRRMAEQKLEYDDEVIESLEWTITRHESHRSVLEEQLRVYREELKQYLGEDGINQLEADVSRDRSFENEAVDSVVSSSENGSPTL